The following coding sequences lie in one Allochromatium vinosum DSM 180 genomic window:
- the purH gene encoding bifunctional phosphoribosylaminoimidazolecarboxamide formyltransferase/IMP cyclohydrolase — protein sequence MQPIQRALISVSDKTGLLDFARVLAARGVEILSTGGTARLLADNGLTVVEVSDHTGFPEMMDGRVKTLHPRIHGGILGRRGLDDAVMTEHGIPPIDLVVVNLYPFEQTVANPDCDLETAIENIDIGGPTLLRAAAKNHASVTVVVDAADYERVAEEIQSSGGVSEATRFDLAAKVFEHTARYDGAIANYLSARAESEAGASFPRTLTLQFKRRQSMRYGENPHQNAAFYVEHQVAEAGISTATQIQGKELSYNNIADTDAALECVKQFDEAPACVIVKHANPCGVAFGATLLEAYDRAYQTDPESAFGGIIAFNRELDAETAHAIVERQFVEVIIAPRVSDAARAAVASKPNVRLLECGDWSREPGDRLDFKRVNGGLLVQDADLRLTDQIRTVTERTPTEAELADLLFTWRVAKFVKSNAIVYGRERMTIGVGAGQMSRVNSARIAAIKAEHAGLTVAGSVMASDAFFPFRDGIDQAAAAGIKAVIQPGGSMRDAEVIAAANEHGMAMVFTGMRHFRH from the coding sequence ATGCAACCCATTCAACGCGCCCTGATCAGTGTCTCCGACAAGACCGGTCTGCTCGACTTCGCCCGCGTGCTCGCCGCACGCGGCGTCGAGATCCTCTCCACCGGCGGCACCGCCCGCCTGCTGGCCGACAACGGCCTGACCGTCGTCGAGGTCTCAGACCACACCGGCTTCCCCGAGATGATGGACGGGCGCGTCAAGACCCTGCATCCGCGCATCCACGGCGGCATCCTCGGCCGTCGCGGCCTCGACGACGCGGTCATGACCGAACACGGCATCCCGCCGATCGATCTGGTGGTGGTCAACCTCTATCCCTTCGAGCAGACGGTCGCCAATCCCGACTGTGATCTGGAGACCGCGATCGAGAACATCGACATCGGCGGCCCGACCCTGCTGCGCGCGGCGGCCAAGAACCACGCCAGCGTCACCGTGGTGGTGGACGCCGCCGACTACGAGCGCGTGGCCGAGGAGATCCAGTCCAGCGGCGGGGTGAGCGAGGCGACCCGCTTCGATCTGGCGGCCAAGGTGTTCGAGCACACCGCGCGCTATGACGGCGCGATCGCCAACTATCTGTCGGCGCGCGCCGAGTCCGAGGCCGGCGCCAGCTTCCCGCGCACCCTGACGCTGCAATTCAAGCGCCGGCAGTCGATGCGCTATGGCGAGAATCCGCATCAGAACGCGGCCTTCTATGTCGAGCATCAGGTCGCAGAGGCCGGCATCTCGACCGCGACCCAGATTCAGGGCAAGGAACTGTCCTACAACAACATCGCCGACACCGATGCCGCGCTCGAATGCGTCAAGCAGTTCGACGAGGCGCCGGCCTGTGTCATCGTCAAGCACGCCAACCCCTGCGGCGTGGCCTTCGGCGCGACCCTGCTGGAAGCCTATGATCGCGCCTATCAGACCGATCCCGAATCGGCCTTCGGCGGCATCATCGCCTTCAACCGCGAACTCGACGCCGAGACCGCGCACGCCATCGTCGAGCGTCAGTTCGTCGAGGTCATCATCGCCCCGCGCGTCTCGGACGCCGCCCGCGCGGCGGTCGCGTCCAAGCCGAACGTGCGTCTGCTCGAATGCGGCGACTGGTCCCGCGAACCGGGCGACCGGCTCGACTTCAAGCGCGTCAACGGCGGTCTGCTGGTCCAGGACGCCGATCTGCGTCTGACCGACCAGATCCGCACCGTCACCGAGCGCACCCCGACCGAGGCCGAGCTGGCCGACCTGCTCTTCACCTGGCGCGTGGCCAAGTTCGTCAAGTCCAACGCCATCGTCTATGGCCGCGAGCGCATGACCATCGGCGTCGGCGCCGGGCAGATGAGCCGGGTGAATTCCGCGCGCATCGCCGCCATCAAGGCCGAGCACGCCGGACTGACCGTCGCCGGATCGGTGATGGCCTCGGATGCCTTCTTCCCCTTCCGCGACGGCATCGATCAAGCGGCCGCCGCCGGCATCAAGGCCGTCATCCAGCCCGGCGGCTCGATGCGCGACGCCGAGGTCATCGCGGCGGCCAACGAGCATGGCATGGCCATGGTGTTCACCGGCATGCGTCACTTCAGGCACTGA
- a CDS encoding helix-turn-helix domain-containing protein codes for MTSEAAPTTSEPPPPATGLAPDDHRHAAPLSQCVRAAVEAYLTNMAGHEIEDLYDLVMQEVERPLFELVLHHTQGNLSQAARLLGLTRNTLRKRLKAHGIDR; via the coding sequence ATGACGAGTGAGGCCGCGCCCACCACATCCGAACCGCCACCGCCAGCGACTGGACTCGCCCCCGACGATCACCGGCACGCTGCGCCACTGAGCCAGTGCGTGCGCGCCGCCGTCGAGGCCTATCTCACCAACATGGCCGGACACGAGATCGAGGATCTCTACGATCTGGTCATGCAGGAGGTCGAACGCCCACTGTTCGAGCTGGTGCTGCACCACACACAGGGCAACCTCAGTCAGGCGGCACGCCTCCTCGGCCTGACGCGCAATACGCTGCGCAAACGGCTCAAGGCCCACGGCATCGACCGCTGA
- the dusB gene encoding tRNA dihydrouridine synthase DusB encodes MPALIRPFQIGPHRLANNLILAPMAGITDRPFRTLCRRLGAGLAVAEMVAANTALWGSRKSLRRLDYRDEPGPISAQIVGSDPAEMAEAARLNVELGAHIVDINMGCPAKKVCKVAAGSALLRDETRVARILEAVVAAVEAPVTLKIRTGWSPEERNAVRIARIARESGIAALTVHGRTRACTYGAPAEYDTIRAIRASVDIPLIANGDIASAQDARRVLDYTGADAIMIGRAAQGRPWIFGDIAAGLASEPAHPSESPNAPRHWIKDILREHLESLYAFHGDYAGVRIARKHIAWYCRHLPGAASFRDTINTTESASEQLRLALAFLDRDHDDYARP; translated from the coding sequence TTGCCCGCTTTGATCCGCCCCTTCCAGATCGGCCCCCATCGGCTCGCCAACAACCTGATCCTGGCCCCCATGGCCGGGATCACCGACCGCCCGTTCCGCACCCTGTGCCGGCGACTCGGCGCCGGACTGGCCGTGGCCGAAATGGTCGCCGCCAACACCGCGCTCTGGGGCAGCCGCAAGTCGCTGCGCCGGCTCGACTATCGCGACGAACCGGGACCGATCTCGGCGCAGATCGTCGGCTCCGACCCCGCCGAGATGGCCGAGGCCGCGCGGCTCAACGTCGAGCTGGGCGCGCACATCGTCGACATCAACATGGGCTGTCCGGCCAAGAAGGTGTGCAAGGTCGCCGCCGGCTCGGCCCTGCTGCGCGACGAGACGCGCGTGGCGCGCATCCTGGAGGCCGTGGTCGCCGCCGTCGAGGCGCCGGTGACGCTCAAGATCCGCACCGGCTGGTCGCCCGAGGAACGCAACGCTGTGCGCATCGCCCGGATCGCGCGCGAGTCGGGCATCGCCGCCCTGACCGTGCACGGACGCACGCGCGCCTGCACCTACGGCGCCCCGGCCGAATACGACACCATCCGCGCTATCCGCGCCTCAGTGGACATCCCGCTCATCGCCAACGGCGACATCGCCTCGGCGCAAGACGCCCGCCGCGTTCTGGACTACACGGGCGCGGATGCTATCATGATCGGTCGCGCGGCCCAGGGACGCCCCTGGATCTTCGGCGACATCGCCGCTGGGCTGGCCTCCGAGCCTGCGCATCCGTCTGAATCGCCGAACGCGCCACGCCACTGGATCAAAGACATCCTGAGAGAACATCTCGAATCGCTCTATGCTTTCCATGGCGATTACGCCGGGGTGCGGATCGCGCGCAAGCACATCGCCTGGTACTGCCGGCATCTGCCCGGCGCGGCGAGCTTCCGGGACACCATCAACACTACCGAGTCAGCGAGCGAGCAACTCCGGCTTGCACTCGCTTTCCTCGATCGAGACCACGACGATTACGCCCGACCATGA